The nucleotide window ACCCAACAACTTCATTTCCATCACTGTGTTCCGGTGTCCTGTGAAACTTGTTGATACAAGTAATGTATTTTTGCTTTCTTGTATTAAGTTAGAGTTTACACGGTCACTTACAGATTGAGTTTCATGACAGCTGAAGTCTGTTAAAGTACCGCGATGTTGGGGGGCATTAGTCCAGATGTGTGCACTGATTTTGgtctcaaaaacaaaaatgttgccTCAAATTGAAATATTGCTGACAGGCTGCCGTCTGTCGTGAGATTCAGAAGATTTCTGATGACATGAACATGAGAAAAAAACCCTATTAAAtctgttaaacaataaaaatcaatGTAAAACATGTATAAAAGCAAACTTCAAAAACTAAATTCTAagatcacacacatacagacttaAAAACCCACATGGATTAGAAATCGATTAACTCGACatacaaacaattaaaaacacatcatccAAACATCTCTTGTGCAAAAATATTTTCCTTAAGGAATGAAACTATTAGATATgataaaatgtgatggcacattgataATTTCCTTTCACAAAGGATAAATAGTCAAATATAGAATACAGACGATGACTGaagaaaatacataaaacacGTAGGAGGTTCAATCCTACATTTAGGCCTGTAGCCTTTTTCTCTTAAGGTGAATTTCTAAGTGCaaattgttgcctcacagctcAGAAAGGATCAGATAACATAAGAGGTTTTTGGTCAAAACTatgtttcacacacattttcacccTGTTAATGAACAATCCAAGGGTGGATCTCTACTCCAATATTGTAGGCCAATACTTTGAGCCATGATACTGATAATGCTACTGCCAAATTAAATCAATGATGTTTTTAATTCCCCACATTCAGCAACTTGACAGTATGGCACTCCCTTTCTTGGGTTTTCATATAGTTTCCTCTGTATAATTAAGGGGAAGGAAACCTGGATCTGACCACTGTAGTATTCTCATCCAACAGCAGTGGCATGTTCTTGTAactgagcagatttttttcaagCCTGAGTCGGTCATTATCTGTTGAAACTGTTTCTCCATCACTCATTGTCTCTATAAATGCATTCGTTTGATGTTTCACACATTTATGTATCCAAGCTTGTGCTATTGAGATTGACAATAACACGCATATGGCAGCTACATATAaatttcacatatttttttttgcgACTGTAAGCAGTTTACATGGATGATTCTCGTGAACACTGAAATAAACTGACCAGTAATTTGATTACAGCCATGGAAACTGTAATAAGCATATTTTACACAACTAAACACAAATCCAGTACTGAGTAGGCAGGCTAAAGTGTCAAGCTTGCTAACGGCGTTTGTACAACTTTATGTTTCTGTGGCACCAAAATTAACAATCACTGtttgaaaaaaattaatgatAATTTGCCACCAACAAGATAATATTACCAAGTCTTTGATGGAAGTTTATAATTAGCTTTTTGTATTTCAGTTTTTCTCAGTCACTGAGAACTTTCTCGGTTAAACAGATAACAGTGTGTTAGCATTAGCGATAAGCTACCTCTCACTGCAACAGCAGCCGATGGTAAATTAGCAACAGCTAATTCCTGTCATGAGCTAAAAGTGAGAAACACCATGAAATGCCCTTTGTAGACGCATATCATTTGGTTTTCATTGTCAGAAAAGACTTCATGAGGATCGAGGATGAAGCTTTCAAGCTAGCATCCTTCACTGTTCTTTTCCAGCCAAAATTGCCCCTTTTTAATGCTAATATGATTGCATCACATGTGTCCATTGAAGACAGTCACGCAAACCATTTTTGACAACCATAGTTTGACCAGTGCCGAGTTAATGAAACGCCTTTACATCCAGAAATGTTGACTGACTGACCATGGTGGCTTCGGCATTAGCCAAATTAGCTAGCAAGCAACATGGCTTCTGTCTGGAATGGTTCATTCCATAGAGAAGCACAACTAGATGAAATTTACAAGGAGAGGATAATGAAAGCGATGATTATCTGGTCCCTGATGATTCTTAGCAATGATAACCGACCAAACATTTAACAGAAAAAGGTTGGTCTTTGCAGTTTTGTGTAGGTGTGTTTGCCATATTAGTGCTATAACTCTGATCCATGGCCTGCGCTTGCTTTCCTTCTGGTCCATACATGCCATGTAAAGGCATAGATGTCCTAACAATGCAGTTTATAATGGCACAACAACCTCCCTACTGATGCCACCACATTTCTCTAGAATAAATTACGTGAACCGATTTTTAGGCCCAACCTAATCCGGAGCAACGCCTCAGAATATCACTCAAAAGTACCTGCTTTGATGTATCTGGGGAAGCAAAATGGTGACAAGAACACAGGAAACTGTTAGTTATTAGTCTTTCTCAATCTTAACATGGGCCCTGCTTAGTTCTGTGGGGTGCAGAAGTACGTTTGCGACCCACAGTAATAATTCTGTGGTGTGGAAAAGTAGTtactgtgatgatgatggtggtagTTGTTGTTCTGCGGGGTGGAGTAGTAGTTATGGTGGTGGTGATTGTGACTCTGGATGTTTCCGTAGGCAAAGAGGAGGGGGGCTGTGGAAGATGGTGGTTGCGGGGCGGAGGCAACGCCTGCAGTCAGAGTCCCGTTGCGTTGGATAGAGCCGTACCAACTGGATGTACCCGGCTGGGGGGTTGTGGAGAGGAGACTGAGAGAAGGATTGAGAGGAGGTGTTGAAGAAGAGgaagtgaaagtaaaatcaATCAAAAGTAATCTAGTGAGTCAGGGAATTGATTTTCCAATACAAAGCTTATAAGACTGTATTTGTGCTTGGGTGTGTGCCCACCTGGCCCGATCACTCCTACTGTTAATGCTCCTGGACAGGTCGTCGTCACTATCGTACCGTCGAGGGTTGTCAAAGAAATAAGCTCTGGAGCTGAAACTGTGGCTGTTGACCATCCCTCCTGGAGCCTGAGAGTTAGAGAGATGTCCATTATACTTCACAGTTCTGTCTGAGAGATTACTGCTGgcacttttacttttaacatgttattttaCCAGGTTTTGGTTGGGTCTCTGGACTCTGAAGAAAACCACCACTAAACTTGTAGGTAGAAGCTCCCAGAAGAACAGAATGATCCCAAACACGATGTAGGCTTCGCCACTGATCTCCTGCACATCGGCCTGTAACACCCACAAACACAGTGTATAATATATTCATTACCTGAACcttgaaaacactaaacaaCTGATAgaacaaacaagcaaacccCCAGAATATATTGGATATCATACGCTGGCAATTGTGCTCTTATTCGTTACTATATGTAACACGAATAAGGGGAAACGCAtggtacacacactcacagacacatatGCTGACTGACTGGCAGCTGGCATGTAGACAGATTAAAGAAATCATTCATAATATCAGATTATgcccacaaatacacacaaacaaacatcctTTAAAATGGGCTGTCTGTCTCAAGGCCTGAACCACGATGTAGGTcaggaaacacagacacacacacacacacacacacacgggagtTATTTATAGCCAAACAAAGCCCTTTACCCCACTAAGCATTGCTTTCACAAATCTCCTAAGATAGACTGgccacacacacgcgcacacacacacacatactaacATACATTGGGCACTGGGTTTCTGGCTAAATAAAAGCTTGTTTTCCATCTATAACTGAACACACGTGGTGCAGTACCTGATCCGAGACGCTGTACCAGCCGTAGTTGAAGGGACTGGGTCTGTCCTGTGGCGACAGGGCCACCACCACCAGGTTGTAACAGGCTCTGGATGTGTAGAGCAGGATCACCACGGCTCCAATGGCTGTAGCTTGGCACACTGATGTACCCTGGTGGAAGAGTTAGTGTGCTTAATACAAGTCATGCATCAGCTGGCTGTTGGCCTGTAATTGAATGTCTGATATGGGCCACAGATGTGACCCACCAGATGACTGAGGCCTCTGCACGGGCCAGTAACAGCCAGAAATTGAGTTTTGAGAGACATAAATTTAAGCATCTGTACATGTCTACAGTAAGAATCATGAGCCACCATTGCTGCCAGTGGTGCAGGATATTATTTGAAAAATATTAACGTGGGTATTTTCTGTGCAAAAATGGGAAAAGCTTTTTAGCTATTAGCTATTAGCATCTCGTGATAGCTTTGCACAGAAACTGGTGAGTAAAACCACAGCTCATATTGTTCCACCTTGTTTAAAACTGCAGCTTTAGCTATAGCTGTAGCTGTAACTTTCTGTGGTCATCTAATATGAGGTTTTAATATAACGTACCGCTGGGGTCTggtatattttgtatttaaccACAGGAAGCTAATGCTAACGCTGCTAGCATCCAGAATGTCTGTTTGCAGCGGGAATAATACATATgctaactttatttatttaatgctaatgttatttgTCTGGGGTTTGATGTTTCCGTGAAGTTTCTGTACTGTTAGTTAAAGGTCTGGGACCCGTTAGGAATTAATCTCTAATCACCTACAAGAGCTAACTTTGTGTAGTCTGAGAGTTAGCATCATAGTGCTACTAGCTAGCTGCCATTACTCACTGGAACGCTGTGCCGTGGTAGCTTAGCTAGCTTGAGCTAACAGACGTTTATAAAGTGAAGCATATCCCGAAAACGTTTTAGAAATGAGAGTATGAGTGCCACATACAAATTTACCTCAAAATGGTAGATTTCTCAATACTGAAAATGTCTGTTTAAGCTGGTGTGACGTGGGGACATTGCGTTTTCTTCTAGATAAGATAAagctttattgatccccagggGTGAAATGCAGTTGTTGCAGCAACACAGAGATAGCAATAGTACAGATAAATAGAGAAAGTAAAAGAATAAATAGTAAGggtaaaaactaaactaaaatattgataggcaaaaaataaaatatctatCCAAAAACATATGGAGAGAAAATTGCAGGGTGACACTGATGAATAACAGAAGCAGATGGTTTtaatggtggaagaagtatcCAGATAAAAGTGCTAATACCACACTATAAAAATACTCTGTCACAAGTATAAGTCCTGCATTAAAAttgttacttaagtaaaagtatgtaaggATACATAggaaaatgtagttaaagtattaaaagtactTAATGCATTTAAACTAAATTAGGGCACTTAGATTTGTCTGTATAAATAtagaaatgtaatttatttataatatgAAATGATGCCAAAATCTGAACACATTAACATAATGTAGTATAATAAAGTATGATGGCATGGGATGTAGCAAGGTATACATGCTATGGAAACCCCCTTGAGTACACTACCACAATGTTAACTTACATTTTTGGATCCTTTAATACTGACATGTTTTTCTACAACAAAATAATTTTGGCTTAACACAAAGCACCAGTGCAAGAATTTTAAGTTAGATACATTCTAAAtctttaaaactttttattCCCAATATGTTTTTAGTCCTACCTTGGACTCAAGGTAAACGTTGGCAGAGGACATCTTGGCGATCTTGAAGATGCAGACGGCGAGAGAGACAGCACACAGGACAAACAGACTGTCGTTGATCAAGACTCGGGCCAGTACTGCATGTCTGATACCCCCATCACTGGAGACAGTAAGAAGAAGAACACAGACACTTAGGTATAACTGCTTTGTGGGGGCGACATGTGGCATTATTCTATGGGAGAAAATGTTCtattactgttttattttgtttacctcGGTGATTCAGAGCGCTCCAGAGCTCCTTGCACTAACAATGCACACGTTAAATTCACCACCAGGAAAAATATactgagacagaggaagaacaaaCGCAGAGGAACcctggagagaggaagagagaggagaataCAGTCAGTAAGAGAAGGGCCAAAACAAATGGGACTTTATTCATAAACAACAACTAATTAAAATTCATGGTGTTGAAACTGCAAAccaactgtgagtgtgtgagagaagaAAGGCAAAGAAAGAAAGCTGGTGGTGCAGAGGAAGGAGTATGATAACTGTTAGAAATCGCACAACCATATTCAAAATTTATGTCGTTAAACGATAAGGGACAAACACATATGTTACTGGATGTAGATATAGACTGTTGCTTTTAGATTTATTTCTGATAAAAGTCAAGACAAGGGCAAAAAATTGGAAACTGCATGTTGTATAAATaccaaaaacattaaaaggCAGACTTACTTGTATTTGGTGAGCTCTGGGGAATACTTGGCTTTTGCCTTAAACATCACCTAAAGAAAGATAAAATATcatgacacacatacagtaatgtACATATaataatacatatatacattCCATTATGCCAATAAGGTGTTTTAAAAAATTGACATTCAGGAAAGAGAGTGGAGGAGGGTAGGTTTCTTTTTAGGAGAAGAGTGTGAACTTAACAAAGCCTGAAGAGATTCCTGTGTGTCATTgaaatgcatacacacacagttatgCAGCATACATTCAGATAATACAAGAAAAACAGGGGCCAAGCAAGAACCAACATCACATAATAGTGTGTATATATGAACACAGACTATTAAACCCAACTGAAGTCCTAAAACAATCAAATTAATTTCTTtatgcagataaaaaaaaaaatgtcaacgtagtttaataattattttatagtttagaggaagaaaaaaggGTCTTCATAAATGCTCCTTTAGCTTCCAGGCCTGACTGACAGTTGACAAGGGTGGAGACAGTGTAAACAAATTTATGTTACTTTACTCCATCTTGCGAAGTAAACAAAAGTAAGCAACAAGACAATGACAGTCAGCAATGCAAACagtgttgttgaagaaaaaggaCCACACCACTCAGCACTGACCAGTCTTAACATCTGCAGGTAGGTCTTTAAAATGTTGAGTGTTGTTGAGTATATGTCATTTTATATCATGACAACAATACACACTATGCGGCTTTTCCTGAAGAAAAAGTATGGGTACTAATGCTGATTGGCATTGTTTTTAGATGACTTTATAATCATATGAAAAAGGTGTATAACTAAATGTCAACATAATGAGCTTATACAGTTGATTAGTGCACAATACTGAGCATTTTGAGAAATCACTGtattttggctgagatataatCCTGTTTTGGGGGGCCCCAAACATTTGCCTGGTTTGCCTCTCCTGTCTGTGTGCTTCAGGCTGCAGAGCAATTACTCATATTACATTTTTGGGAAATTCTAATTATTTACAGAACAAATAATCTCATAAAACTGTCAGTTTGTGGTGAATTCGGGTAATTAAATACCTAACAAATGAAGGTACTTCATCCAACTGGTGCAAAGAAAGCCTTTAAGTCCAATAatttaataaagcagttttgcTGAGCGATTTGCTTCATAGCCCAAATTGCCCTAATACACTTATATCAAGTCAGAGTCCAGCAGTAAGTTCAGGTCATCCCAGCAGCCTCTACACAGTGACTTTAATTTGCCTCAATCACAATGGAGATTTACCTTCCTAGAGGAGGCACTGACAATATGAGACTTTACTCCATATGCTGTAGGGAAATGTAATTTGGCCTGTTACTAGCTAAAAGTCAAACAAAAGCTGAACATGATCTGCCAGCTGCCACCATGTTATCAGTAAAAAACATCCAGCTGGACACAAGTCCTAGTTAAGTGTACAAAAGCTGGGACACTGGCCTTGACAGGTCTAGTTCATTCACCTTCTGGAATGACTTTAcggttttaaaaaatgttttccacaATGTAGTTTGTTCTGTTAATAACAAACATTCAGATATATACAATACTATCTCTGATCAAAGTCTCCAGTCTGGCAGACTGGCAGTCTGCATGATTATTGATGACAATGATTCACTTTTGATGTTATATGATAGAGGATATGGCCACAGAGACACTGAGTttaagcacacacacgcacaacacTCAGCCTTTTGTGTGAGAATGTAGGCCAGAAGGAGGTAATTTGTAACCTAGAAATGAGGCAGCCAGCCAACAGAACATGACCGGATTACATACTTTATGCACACTATACGTGCACCTCGAAAATGGATGGAAAATAGAGCTAATCAATGTTGTCTTCTCTCAGTAGAGAAAAAGATTTGATAGTATGTAACTGAACATTATTATTCTCTGTAGTGAGAGGGAGCTAAAATGTAATAAGTGGGAAGTAAATCACAGGTCAGGAGTCATGCCTGACTCATCAGAAAACACACTACACACAAGTGTTTCCatacatgtgtatgtgtcagATGGCACAGCGTCTCACGATGGCATGATGTTATACCAGCGCTCTGTTCTCGACATTTGAGTTCAACATCAAATGGAGCTGTTGAGCAGTAATGCAGGAACTGAGTAGTGACATTGGGTGAACAAATTATTCATGATACTGAGCAGTATCTTCACTGAAAGACAGATTTTATGTGCTTGTGTTGAGGCAGtccagaaaactgttttttctttcatgaGGCAAATGGTAGGTGATGATGCTTTATGCACTTTGAGCACACACGTACACCAACTAAAGCTGAAATGATGAGTaaataaactgacattttttcaagaaaaatgccaaaaaatcttTGTTCCAGCTTCACAAATGTGCATATTTGATGCATTGCTTTGTAATATATTGATGTAAACTCAAAATCTTTGTGGTTTGGTCTGCTGGTTGGATAGAATAAGGAATTTAAATGAGTCATGTTCATTTGATGacacataaaatcattaaaTGCAAATGTCAACCGTGATCAGTCAGCGAGGGCGATTCCATTTACCcctaaattaattaaaatgcagTGCTGACTCATAGATTAATTATATGTTAATACAGTGGTTCCTGACCTTTATGGCTTGTGTCAACTTCTATGAGATGTGAGCAGTTCAACCAAAGAGATTGTCCCTTCACAAATTATTTTATCTAGGTTTTTTGAGTCCTAAAGGACTAGAGCAATTCAGAAAGCATAACTTTTTGTAGACAAAACAAGTTTTTGATTCTCTTCTGTCCCATTCAGCATCTTATGGCCCCTATTATTAATCTTGTAAaccctttaaaggtccagtgtgtaggatttaggggggtatATTTGCAGCAACAGTATATCATATTATTAACTGTAAAAACTAAGAGCTGTTGTGCTTTCATTAtttcagaatgagctgtttatatctacataaggagtgGATCCTTtcccacagagtccaccatgttgcttctacagtagctcagaatgggCAATCCACAACCAgctctagatagagccattTGCGTTTCCAAGTGGGCTACCATAAGTTTCCTACATGTTTGGCACCTGGGAGAAATTTCAGTTGAAAGATACAATCTAAGGTGAGGCACAGGAGAAATGGTTGGCGGTTTACATGTTTCTCAGCCTGTAGTTGTGACATCAGTAGGCAAAAAATAACCTAAatttgaccaatgaaatcttctTTAGCCATGTTCATATTAACCATCAATTTAATTTAGTTCATTAGGAGTCATATCTGTGTTCACCTGATCAATGTcaatccaatattcactctgtttgagctctgttttggtctccaccgaCTCCTGAGTGAAACATaaggctctttagctgctaaatgttccactatgttcaccagctagtcattaacagtgtctctctgctgtgtgctactgagcaggtagtgtacagggGGTTTGTCGGAGcctgaaaaccaaaacaatgagctgaaagacactaaaataCTCTGTAGATCGGGTGATTTTTCACTGTGGGTTTGTCACATCCTCCTGGTAGTCATTTAAATGAACATTAACATCAGATGGCTGATTATAGCTGGTTGAATGTtttagttatatatatatattatatattttttttttattgattgatCATTTTGGTATAACTGAGACTGTAGAAGTGATTTATTTCACCACTCATGAATAAGAATGCAGCAGGACGGTCAAAGTGCCTACTgtgggaaaaaatatgaatgtgaTCTATTACTCAGGTCTGACCCAGCCAGACATGAAACCACAAGTAGGAAAAGTTTGTTCACTGAGCTGGTCAGTCACATGGTTTTCCCAACATAGATAGAGACACATGCTTTTAAACCTATAATGACATGGAAGAAAACCAATCtgttgttggtggtggtggtggtggaaagACAGAGTGCAGCTGTTTTCACCATACATGTTTaatgcaaagcaacacaacaaCCAAAGATGTTTATTCAGTCGGGGTGTAGTTTGAAGGCTTTAACAGGTCACAGATCAGCTGATGGGCGACAATGTTTATTCAGCAGTCATATGACACCCTTGACTTCATTACCCAGTCTCAACTCAGCCATTTGAACAAGCATCCTCTCTACTCACACCCTGTGTGTGATTGAGACAACACTGTGTTTCACTTTGAAGCAGAGACTGAACTGTGTTGGTGGTGAGCCCCAAAGTGTGGAGGTGTTTTCCAAAAGGGGAACAAACAGGTCTTTGACATTTTGAGTGGGCAGGTGTTTAAAGAACTGTGACTGACCAACTGTGTCTTTTCGTGCACACGTCACACACAGTTTGTGAGAACATGCTGCTGACAGGGACATTTGCTTTGAGTCTTGTGCACTTATCGAATGAAACACGTCAATGGAGGCTGGGATAATGCCACACAGGCTTTTACTGGCAGATCTTAACGTCTCTAACCCCAGGACATGAAGTGAGTCAATCTGAAGAGCTTTCTAACCAACAGCAACCTAAAACAGCTTCTTTAAGTCAGCCAACCCACTCTGCTATAGAACATGTAGGCTGATGGTAGCCACATTTCCCCATTTGCACAAAAGAAATGTTGGCTATGACAGAAACTCTACAAGCAAAAATGTGAGTTTAAGGTTACTTTGCCAGGCTTGTATGCCTTCTTACTAAGAGTTATATAAGAAGACTGATACCGCTTTCATGCCTGTTCATTAAGTATGATGCTAAAGCCAGGAGATGgctatcttagcttagcatacagacTGGAAACAATGGGGAAAGGTAGCCTAACTTTATGTAAAGGTAAAAAAATGTCGCTTACAGCACATTTAAAGCCCATTAACTCATATTGTATCTTATTTATCGTGTATGGGGCGttaccatggatgtattaagggtactggatacagtgttggaggtagggttgccaccttggatttgtgaaaaaaaaggacacttgaccaaatgtttgaggcggagggctcagccattattaccagttcagactgaccaatgaacatgaaattcggacataggagaccagatttgccatcatttcatgtccttctatgtgcctgtattttatattaatttttatatcaatgaaaaaaacaaatctgtgtgcctaaattcttacatttttacatgtatctcaccatagcaagttggaagttgacatattctgccatatatgaagaggggagactctctggaatctggcaatataagaaccatgatggtgggacattctgtcacttcacagctgtccaaaacatgtggtttgtgccaggtggacatgattgccagtattttttcattattgcacgAAATTCCATtaactcattcacaagtcaaaaatgtgttttatctgaaagaaacatgcaatatttacatctaacataatagaaaaatagtcaaccaagtgcaatgatgtcctccaagataatattttccactttgattgcagtaaaaaaaaattgggcattggggggggggggggggggcacgtgtccccctcaatatatatggtgact belongs to Epinephelus lanceolatus isolate andai-2023 chromosome 24, ASM4190304v1, whole genome shotgun sequence and includes:
- the gpr137c gene encoding integral membrane protein GPR137C; protein product: MFSAGEEVNSHLFTSLKESPGAAISPTLELSLTTVYTVLYSFLFVFVYLQLWLILHYGHKRFSYQSVFLFLCLLWAALRTTLFSFYFKNVVQANQLQPLAYWLLYCCPVCLQFFTLCLLNLYFTQVMFKAKAKYSPELTKYKVPLRLFFLCLSIFFLVVNLTCALLVQGALERSESPSDGGIRHAVLARVLINDSLFVLCAVSLAVCIFKIAKMSSANVYLESKGTSVCQATAIGAVVILLYTSRACYNLVVVALSPQDRPSPFNYGWYSVSDQADVQEISGEAYIVFGIILFFWELLPTSLVVVFFRVQRPNQNLAPGGMVNSHSFSSRAYFFDNPRRYDSDDDLSRSINSRSDRASLLSTTPQPGTSSWYGSIQRNGTLTAGVASAPQPPSSTAPLLFAYGNIQSHNHHHHNYYSTPQNNNYHHHHHSNYFSTPQNYYCGSQTYFCTPQN